A single region of the Corticium candelabrum chromosome 15, ooCorCand1.1, whole genome shotgun sequence genome encodes:
- the LOC134190699 gene encoding transcription initiation factor IIB-like yields MTSRRNPDSNDAVRCPNHPGANLVEDYHAGDMVCPECGIVVGDRVVDVGSEWRTFSNEKSSKDNSRVGAAENPLLGGGDLSTGVGHLPHGGDQSLVHMIQHRSSQSGTSDRSLVHGLREISQMADRINLPRMIVDGANVLFKQVDSEKHLKGRSNDAIASACLYIACRQEQVPRTFKEICAVSKVSKKEIGRCFKLIKRAVETKVGQVVSTDFMSRFCANLGLSPNVQRAAMHIAKKANELDLCPGKVYTSIAAAAIYLASQTSSNKKSQKEVGAVVGVAETTIRATYKLIYPAREQLFPEDYEFTVPLHKLPTV; encoded by the exons AAATCCTGATTCCAATGACGCTGTCCGTTGTCCTAACCATCCAGGAGCCAATCTCGTAGAAGATTATCATGCAGGCGACATGGTTTGTCCTGAATGTGGCATAGTCGTGGGAGACAG GGTAGTAGATGTTGGATCAGAATGGAGAACTTTCAGTAACGAAAAGTCGAGCAAGGACAACTCTCGTGTTGGTGCTGCGGAG AATCCTTTACTCGGAGGTGGTGACTTATCGACTGGTGTAGGACACTTGCCTCATGGAGGTGACCAGAGTCTTGTGCATATGATACAACACAGATCTTCA CAGTCAGGAACGTCAGACAGAAGTTTGGTTCATGGTCTGAGAGAGATTTCACAGATGGCAGACAGAATCAACCTTCCAAGAATGATAGTT GATGGAGCTAATGTGTTGTTCAAGCAAGTGGATTCAGAAAAACACCTGAAAGGACGAAGTAATGATGCCATTGCATCAGCCTGTCTCTACATTGCATGTAGACAAGAACAAGTTCCAAGGACGTTCAAAG AGATATGTGCAGTATCCAAAGTGTCAAAGAAGGAGATTGGTCGTTGCTTCAAGCTCATAAAACGTGCAGTAGAAACAAAGGTTGGTCAAGTGGTGAGCACAGATTTCATG TCTCGCTTCTGTGCAAACCTTGGTCTTAGCCCTAATGTACAGCGAGCAGCTATGCACATTGCAAAGAAAGCTAATGAACTAGACCTCTGCCCAGG GAAAGTGTACACGTCTATAGCTGCAGCAGCCATCTATCTAGCATCACAAACGTCAAGTAACAAGAAATCACAAAAAG AGGTTGGTGCAGTAGTGGGTGTTGCTGAGACCACCATCCGTGCCACATACAAGCTCATCTACCCTGCCAGG